One genomic window of Sulfurovum lithotrophicum includes the following:
- a CDS encoding YceI family protein: MKRTLLSLLAIASMAYAASPTGCVLVQPADMNVTWKAYKTPAKIGVNGQFTAVKYTPNSLEGKNFRELFVGSKVNIDTSKLTTGNPGRDEKLVKFFFSIMSSNTIEAKIIDIKRSDKHEKGKPRTGTVSIEITMNGKTKTVPMKYIYDKGQFNATGTIDLVDFAAGKALASINKACYELHKGKTWSDVTIGFSTTVKATLCHVNIAQKK, translated from the coding sequence ATGAAACGAACACTTCTTTCGCTGCTTGCCATAGCCTCAATGGCTTATGCCGCATCACCTACGGGCTGTGTACTCGTACAGCCTGCCGATATGAACGTCACATGGAAAGCCTACAAGACACCAGCCAAGATCGGTGTGAACGGGCAATTTACTGCGGTAAAATACACTCCCAACTCACTCGAAGGAAAGAACTTCCGGGAACTCTTTGTCGGTTCAAAAGTGAACATCGATACAAGCAAACTGACTACGGGGAACCCGGGAAGAGATGAAAAACTGGTCAAATTCTTCTTCTCTATTATGAGTTCCAATACCATCGAAGCGAAGATCATCGACATCAAAAGGTCCGATAAACATGAAAAAGGGAAACCGCGTACCGGTACAGTCAGCATAGAGATCACCATGAACGGAAAAACGAAGACCGTTCCCATGAAGTACATCTACGACAAGGGGCAGTTTAATGCTACAGGCACCATTGACCTTGTCGACTTTGCGGCAGGCAAAGCATTGGCCTCCATCAACAAAGCTTGCTATGAACTGCATAAAGGCAAAACATGGAGTGACGTGACCATCGGTTTTTCTACAACGGTCAAAGCAACACTCTGCCATGTGAATATCGCACAGAAAAAGTAG
- a CDS encoding glycerophosphodiester phosphodiesterase: protein MKVFAHRGFSALYPENTLLAFQKALEAGADGIETDLRLTRDGHIVLFHDDDLLYLAGIKGKVESFTLERLQELKIGEGESIPTLESLLSLVHGDAILILEIKYVPETYKKVCESVAQMIADKLDWVEVSCFEDNVLEYIHRLNPSVRLHKIIDTSSVLATMSENSHNDYLYYLDINMALREEALKRGLLDKYEVILWTVAKEDLTKEIEAGLYGVMMDDMREAYRYRGPL from the coding sequence ATGAAAGTATTCGCACATCGTGGGTTCAGTGCTCTTTATCCCGAGAACACGCTTTTAGCCTTTCAAAAAGCGCTTGAGGCCGGAGCGGACGGCATAGAGACTGATCTTAGATTGACACGTGACGGTCATATCGTACTCTTTCATGACGATGATCTGCTGTACTTGGCCGGTATCAAAGGAAAAGTGGAATCCTTTACGCTTGAGAGACTGCAAGAATTAAAAATTGGGGAGGGTGAAAGCATACCCACACTGGAATCACTACTGTCGCTTGTGCATGGGGATGCGATACTAATATTGGAGATCAAATATGTACCGGAGACATACAAAAAAGTTTGTGAGTCCGTTGCACAAATGATAGCAGACAAACTGGATTGGGTGGAAGTTTCCTGTTTTGAAGATAACGTACTGGAGTATATACATCGGCTCAATCCCTCGGTCAGGCTGCATAAGATCATTGATACTTCTTCTGTACTGGCTACTATGTCCGAAAATAGCCATAATGACTACCTGTATTATCTTGATATAAACATGGCTTTAAGAGAAGAAGCCCTGAAAAGGGGGCTTTTGGATAAATATGAGGTCATACTCTGGACAGTCGCGAAAGAGGACCTGACAAAAGAGATAGAAGCCGGACTCTACGGCGTCATGATGGATGATATGAGAGAGGCGTACCGCTATAGAGGTCCCCTATAG
- a CDS encoding DUF255 domain-containing protein: MKAFIFSLLFVCNLMAITVEDAAWVLDAQTSMGKAYQKAKAEKKDLLMLLIIESSCEWCEKMIHRTLRDENIRSALSDMVIVVADFNSPEAKEHNATLTPSIYFIDTKTKKTVYSVIGYEKPGSFMIDIVSAKDKVE; this comes from the coding sequence ATGAAAGCCTTTATATTTTCTTTACTTTTTGTATGCAATCTGATGGCTATCACTGTTGAGGATGCAGCATGGGTACTCGATGCCCAGACCAGCATGGGAAAGGCGTATCAGAAAGCAAAGGCGGAAAAGAAAGATCTCCTCATGCTTCTCATCATCGAAAGCAGCTGTGAGTGGTGTGAGAAGATGATCCACAGAACACTCAGAGACGAGAATATAAGATCGGCACTGTCTGATATGGTTATCGTGGTTGCAGACTTCAACTCTCCGGAAGCAAAAGAACACAACGCTACATTAACACCCTCGATATATTTCATTGACACCAAGACAAAGAAGACCGTCTATTCAGTGATCGGCTATGAAAAACCGGGAAGCTTCATGATCGATATCGTATCCGCGAAAGATAAGGTTGAATAG
- the ychF gene encoding redox-regulated ATPase YchF gives MGLGIGLVGLPNVGKSTTFNALTKAQNAESANYPFCTIEPNKAVVPVPDKRLDELSKIVNPERIQHSTLDFVDIAGLVKGASKGEGLGNKFLGNIRETEVILHIVRCFEDPNVVHTEGSIDPIRDVEIIEQELLFADIDAVLKRIDMLKKKAKGNDKDAKMQLEVAEALLAHIEEGNPVSTFEGIESDGFKAINKDLRLLTSKEIIYGANVDEDGLSEDNEFVQQLKTYADERNREVIKLCAKVEEEMVDFEDEEREEMLTDLGVTESGLEQIIHKGFDKLGLQSYFTAGVKEVRAWTIRKGTTAPKAAAVIHNDFEKGFIRAEVISYEDFIQYGGEQGAKEAGKNRLEGKEYIVQDGDVMHFRFNV, from the coding sequence ATGGGATTAGGCATTGGACTTGTAGGACTGCCGAATGTAGGAAAATCTACGACTTTTAACGCACTGACAAAGGCACAGAATGCAGAGAGTGCGAACTATCCGTTCTGTACGATCGAACCGAACAAGGCGGTTGTTCCCGTACCGGACAAAAGGCTGGATGAGCTTTCCAAGATCGTCAACCCTGAACGTATTCAGCACTCTACACTGGACTTTGTGGACATTGCCGGTCTGGTCAAAGGTGCAAGCAAAGGTGAAGGCCTGGGGAACAAATTTCTGGGGAACATTCGCGAGACGGAAGTGATACTGCATATCGTCAGATGTTTCGAAGACCCCAATGTGGTACACACGGAAGGTTCCATCGATCCTATCCGTGACGTGGAGATCATCGAGCAGGAACTTCTCTTTGCCGATATCGATGCGGTACTCAAGCGTATCGATATGCTGAAGAAGAAAGCCAAAGGGAACGACAAGGATGCCAAGATGCAGCTTGAAGTTGCAGAAGCCCTGCTCGCACATATTGAGGAAGGAAACCCTGTCTCAACTTTTGAGGGTATTGAGAGTGACGGTTTCAAAGCCATCAACAAAGACCTGCGTCTTTTGACAAGCAAAGAGATCATCTACGGTGCGAACGTTGATGAAGACGGCCTGAGCGAAGACAATGAATTTGTCCAGCAGCTTAAAACCTATGCGGACGAGAGAAACAGAGAAGTCATCAAGCTCTGTGCCAAAGTAGAAGAAGAAATGGTCGATTTCGAAGATGAAGAAAGAGAAGAGATGCTCACGGACCTTGGGGTCACAGAGTCAGGACTTGAGCAGATCATCCACAAAGGCTTCGACAAACTTGGTCTTCAAAGCTACTTTACCGCCGGAGTCAAAGAGGTACGTGCATGGACTATCAGGAAAGGAACGACCGCTCCAAAAGCTGCGGCAGTCATCCACAACGACTTTGAAAAAGGATTCATCCGCGCAGAAGTCATCAGTTATGAAGACTTCATTCAGTATGGCGGCGAGCAGGGAGCCAAAGAGGCAGGGAAGAACAGGCTTGAAGGGAAAGAGTATATCGTGCAGGACGGCGATGTCATGCATTTCAGGTTCAATGTTTAA
- a CDS encoding DUF302 domain-containing protein, whose amino-acid sequence MKRIIITCMAGLLTLAMTGCENKKGAFLETVETNNTVPVAIEKLMTALPQKGLSHFNTIDHTKAAKSVGMRLEPETVVIFGNPKIGTKLMQCNPSMGLELPLRMLFTVEEDGITTITYTNPEYWTLKHNIKDKTCLAIIQQAHIALQELAEKAAAK is encoded by the coding sequence GTGAAAAGAATCATTATAACTTGTATGGCAGGGTTGCTCACATTGGCAATGACGGGATGCGAAAACAAAAAAGGGGCTTTCCTTGAAACAGTAGAGACGAACAACACGGTCCCTGTCGCAATCGAGAAGCTGATGACGGCTTTACCCCAAAAGGGGCTTTCACATTTCAATACGATAGACCATACCAAAGCAGCAAAATCTGTAGGTATGAGGCTCGAACCCGAGACAGTGGTGATATTTGGAAACCCAAAAATAGGTACGAAACTCATGCAGTGTAACCCAAGCATGGGACTGGAGCTTCCTCTCCGTATGCTCTTCACCGTAGAAGAAGATGGCATCACCACCATCACCTATACTAATCCGGAATACTGGACCCTCAAGCACAACATCAAAGATAAAACTTGTTTGGCTATCATACAGCAAGCGCATATTGCTTTGCAGGAATTGGCCGAAAAAGCTGCTGCCAAATAG
- a CDS encoding type II toxin-antitoxin system RelE family toxin, which produces MVTTPLSKYQIAETKTFEKVKKKIDKKLYSKIESFVYPQLRENPFYGTNIKKLKDNFEGYYRYRIGNYRLFYLVEGDKLIVAIVDFRHRQQAYD; this is translated from the coding sequence ATGGTGACTACACCATTGTCTAAATACCAAATTGCTGAAACTAAAACTTTTGAAAAAGTTAAAAAGAAAATAGATAAAAAACTCTATTCAAAAATTGAAAGTTTTGTTTATCCTCAACTTAGAGAAAACCCTTTTTATGGAACTAATATTAAAAAACTAAAAGATAATTTTGAGGGCTATTACCGATACAGAATTGGAAACTATAGACTTTTTTATCTTGTTGAAGGTGATAAGCTTATTGTAGCTATTGTTGATTTTAGACATAGACAGCAAGCCTATGACTAA
- a CDS encoding cation:proton antiporter, with product MENVLIVLIVTIAIATVLNVILKKFDIPTVIGYILSGFAISSFYHFAEDSREVLSHLAEFGIVFLMFTIGLEFSVKHLKHMKKEVFLFGGLQVMLSGLLFSIISHLLFHQELKSAIVIGFALSLSSTAIVLKILNERNEIHSGYGRSSVGILIFQDLAVIPILLMVSIFTSQTDSVSVMLLNTLVSAILVFVILFIVGKYFLERFFDLIMDTDSEEIFLVAVLLGVISASVLAEVFGFSYSLGAFIAGMMLSETKYRYRIEADLVPFRDILLGVFFVTIGMLIDWHSIITYGHIILGLLVGVMLLKGLLIFGILQFFVQRRTALKTALALFEVGEFSLAIFALANSKGLIDSGLNQILIITVVLSMIITPFVLKNIKAIVDYFIKEPDTLRERAIIGGTYKDHIIVCGYGPLGQRLVKSFKEKNLLYVILEHDVKVVDAVIAKGEESIFFANAAQKMVLEHFNVDQCCAIIVTIDNEIQKQLICENIASFGPHINSIVKVMNNAEGETISSLGIKHVVNARNIVADIMEQEVLACQLSIKES from the coding sequence ATGGAAAATGTTCTCATCGTTCTGATCGTTACGATTGCCATTGCAACGGTACTCAATGTCATTTTGAAAAAGTTCGATATTCCTACGGTCATAGGCTATATCCTTTCCGGCTTCGCTATCTCCTCCTTTTATCATTTTGCAGAAGATTCAAGGGAGGTGCTTTCGCATCTGGCAGAATTCGGTATTGTCTTTCTGATGTTCACGATCGGGCTTGAGTTTTCGGTTAAACATCTCAAACACATGAAAAAAGAGGTGTTCCTCTTTGGCGGTCTTCAGGTGATGCTGTCGGGACTTTTGTTCTCCATTATTTCCCATCTGCTATTTCATCAGGAACTGAAAAGCGCCATTGTGATCGGCTTTGCGCTCTCACTCTCTTCCACTGCGATCGTACTCAAGATACTCAACGAGAGGAATGAGATACATTCGGGTTACGGACGAAGCAGTGTAGGCATACTGATCTTTCAGGACCTTGCGGTCATTCCGATACTTCTGATGGTCTCCATTTTTACTTCACAGACCGATTCGGTCAGTGTAATGCTGCTCAACACGCTGGTCAGCGCCATTCTCGTTTTTGTCATACTCTTTATTGTAGGCAAATACTTTCTTGAACGTTTTTTTGACCTGATCATGGACACGGATTCGGAAGAGATCTTTCTTGTTGCCGTTCTGTTGGGGGTCATCTCCGCATCCGTTCTGGCGGAAGTGTTCGGGTTTTCCTACTCGCTGGGTGCATTCATCGCGGGTATGATGCTTTCTGAGACCAAATACCGTTACCGAATAGAAGCTGACCTTGTACCTTTCAGGGACATCCTTCTGGGAGTATTCTTTGTGACGATAGGGATGCTGATAGACTGGCATTCCATCATTACATACGGACACATCATTCTTGGCCTGCTTGTGGGGGTAATGCTGCTCAAAGGTCTGTTGATCTTTGGGATACTGCAGTTCTTCGTACAGAGGAGAACTGCGCTTAAAACCGCTTTGGCCCTTTTTGAAGTAGGAGAGTTCTCTCTGGCCATCTTCGCTCTGGCAAACTCCAAAGGGCTGATAGACTCGGGGCTCAACCAGATCCTTATTATCACAGTGGTCCTCTCGATGATCATTACTCCATTTGTACTCAAAAATATCAAAGCGATCGTCGATTATTTTATAAAAGAGCCTGATACACTTCGTGAACGGGCGATAATAGGGGGAACGTACAAAGACCACATTATTGTCTGCGGTTATGGACCGCTTGGACAGAGACTGGTGAAGTCCTTTAAAGAAAAAAACCTGCTGTATGTTATATTGGAGCATGATGTCAAAGTCGTTGATGCAGTCATAGCCAAAGGAGAAGAGTCGATCTTTTTTGCCAATGCCGCCCAGAAGATGGTACTGGAACACTTCAATGTCGATCAGTGCTGTGCCATCATCGTGACCATCGACAATGAGATACAAAAACAGCTTATCTGTGAGAATATCGCTTCATTCGGACCGCATATCAACAGTATCGTCAAAGTGATGAACAATGCGGAAGGAGAAACGATATCGAGCCTTGGTATCAAGCATGTGGTCAACGCAAGAAATATCGTCGCGGATATCATGGAGCAGGAAGTGTTGGCCTGCCAGCTTTCCATAAAGGAAAGTTAA
- a CDS encoding CZB domain-containing protein: MEKNTILEQLRAAKAAHINWVQRAKMLISGFKMEEDAIPVNSTQCKFGQWFYSDAQRLNGLRNNPLDCMSEIEKLHFELHDIYLNIYKIYYDLEPQGFFSKLFGKKKKITDDSVKLAKEYFASMEEVSKKLVNEINLMERRIVALPDTDLETL, translated from the coding sequence ATGGAAAAAAATACAATCCTTGAACAATTAAGGGCGGCAAAAGCTGCCCATATCAACTGGGTTCAGCGTGCTAAAATGCTGATTTCCGGTTTTAAAATGGAAGAAGATGCCATACCGGTCAACTCTACACAATGCAAGTTTGGCCAATGGTTCTACTCTGATGCTCAAAGGCTTAACGGCCTGAGAAACAATCCACTTGACTGTATGTCGGAAATAGAGAAGCTTCACTTTGAACTTCATGATATTTATCTGAATATCTACAAAATTTATTATGACTTGGAGCCACAGGGCTTTTTCAGCAAGCTGTTTGGCAAAAAGAAAAAGATAACAGATGACTCTGTTAAACTTGCAAAAGAGTATTTTGCTTCTATGGAAGAGGTTTCCAAAAAACTTGTCAATGAGATCAATCTTATGGAAAGGCGTATTGTCGCATTGCCGGATACTGACCTTGAAACACTTTAA
- the lepB gene encoding signal peptidase I: MKRVLTYLGIIVGLLVLFSMFRIYKIDGTSMNYGMVEGDVVLCKRQVDTIKRGDMLVVRHPLDPKGRLYVKRCAALPGDRFFQKERFFYLQIDGDSSKTYQLALQYDLEVVSTKDGYFLKNPYLKYYGVVHNWNLKVPGELSKLPMMTVEDDHYYVLGDYRDNSADSRFFGAVPRDWVMSKVIYVLKKPRDWMTLLEIKEADSSEKEVKKNGGLTPSSFKG, encoded by the coding sequence ATGAAAAGAGTATTGACCTATTTAGGAATTATTGTCGGTTTGCTTGTACTGTTCTCTATGTTCCGTATCTACAAGATAGACGGTACCAGCATGAACTATGGAATGGTGGAAGGTGACGTAGTGCTGTGCAAGCGTCAGGTCGATACCATCAAGCGTGGTGACATGCTGGTGGTCAGACATCCGCTCGATCCCAAAGGCAGGCTCTATGTCAAACGCTGTGCGGCACTGCCGGGAGACAGGTTTTTCCAGAAAGAGCGGTTTTTCTACCTTCAGATCGATGGTGACTCAAGTAAAACGTATCAATTGGCACTTCAATATGACCTTGAGGTCGTATCGACCAAGGACGGGTATTTTCTTAAAAATCCCTATCTGAAATATTACGGTGTCGTGCATAACTGGAACCTAAAAGTGCCGGGTGAACTAAGCAAACTTCCCATGATGACCGTTGAAGATGATCATTATTACGTCCTTGGTGACTACAGGGACAATTCTGCTGACAGCCGTTTCTTTGGGGCCGTACCGCGAGACTGGGTGATGTCGAAAGTGATTTACGTACTTAAAAAGCCAAGGGACTGGATGACGCTGCTGGAGATCAAAGAGGCAGACAGCAGCGAGAAAGAGGTAAAGAAGAATGGCGGGCTTACCCCGTCTTCATTTAAAGGTTAG
- a CDS encoding leucyl aminopeptidase gives MNFNINNANIKDIKADLEIIIVIDKNLKHKSVKDKKLLKKAGFSGSQDEVCHLVEKKRLYVGAETLKGRGIRPAVATAIRSLIGKKTYKTIKIATYVSHPRCSASIRAMVEGLVLGSYTFNQYKSKKVKCPVKNVEISLEGYEAHEITMEVAARALNNGVIAAEATNFTRDIVNTTPDDCYPEIMANIAEELAKENKLKCKILKPKELKKEKMETLLAVARASRHKPRVIHLSHKPKNPKAVITLVGKGLTYDSGGLSLKPADYMVTMKSDKSGGSAVLGLMKAISEMNLPVEVHGFVGAVENMIGGDAYKPDDVLVSKNGKTIEIRNTDAEGRLVLADTLAYAQQEVKADYLFDFATLTGACVVGVGHYTSGVLGFNEEVKTMVTKQAKIAGELATALDFNPYLHKTIKSSIADVCNISNTRYGGAITAGQFLSEFIDEEHKEKWAHIDIAGPAFVEHTWGENPHGASGAGVRMMLRLIEGLARKKEAH, from the coding sequence ATGAATTTCAATATAAACAATGCAAATATAAAAGATATCAAGGCCGATCTTGAGATCATCATCGTCATCGACAAAAACCTCAAACACAAATCGGTCAAAGACAAAAAACTGCTCAAAAAAGCCGGTTTTTCCGGAAGCCAGGATGAAGTGTGCCACCTTGTAGAGAAAAAAAGACTCTATGTGGGAGCGGAGACGCTCAAAGGAAGAGGCATCAGACCGGCAGTGGCAACAGCCATTCGTTCACTCATTGGGAAAAAAACCTATAAGACCATTAAGATCGCTACTTACGTAAGTCACCCGAGATGTTCAGCTTCCATCAGAGCCATGGTCGAGGGCCTGGTACTTGGAAGCTATACATTCAACCAGTACAAAAGCAAAAAAGTAAAATGTCCTGTCAAGAACGTTGAAATATCACTTGAAGGTTACGAGGCACATGAGATCACCATGGAAGTGGCAGCACGTGCCCTGAACAATGGAGTGATCGCTGCAGAGGCAACCAACTTTACACGTGACATCGTCAACACCACACCTGATGACTGCTACCCTGAGATCATGGCCAACATTGCGGAAGAACTTGCCAAAGAGAATAAGCTCAAATGCAAGATACTCAAACCCAAAGAACTCAAAAAAGAGAAAATGGAAACCCTCCTTGCCGTAGCACGGGCTTCAAGACACAAACCAAGAGTAATCCACCTTTCTCACAAGCCAAAGAACCCCAAAGCCGTCATCACACTGGTAGGAAAAGGTCTTACCTATGATTCAGGTGGGCTGAGCCTCAAGCCTGCCGATTATATGGTGACCATGAAGTCTGACAAGAGCGGCGGTTCTGCCGTATTGGGACTGATGAAAGCCATCTCCGAGATGAACCTGCCCGTGGAAGTGCACGGCTTTGTCGGTGCAGTGGAGAATATGATAGGCGGAGATGCCTATAAACCAGACGATGTACTGGTTTCCAAGAACGGAAAGACCATCGAGATTCGCAATACGGATGCGGAAGGCCGACTCGTTCTTGCAGACACCCTCGCCTATGCACAGCAGGAGGTCAAAGCGGACTACCTCTTTGACTTCGCTACACTTACAGGTGCCTGCGTAGTAGGTGTTGGACACTATACATCAGGTGTGTTGGGTTTCAACGAAGAGGTGAAAACAATGGTGACAAAGCAGGCAAAGATCGCCGGAGAACTTGCGACAGCACTTGACTTCAACCCCTACCTGCACAAGACCATCAAAAGCAGCATTGCCGATGTCTGCAATATTTCAAACACCCGTTACGGCGGAGCCATTACTGCGGGTCAGTTCCTCTCCGAGTTCATCGATGAGGAGCATAAAGAGAAATGGGCACATATAGACATTGCCGGACCAGCTTTTGTGGAACACACATGGGGCGAGAACCCGCATGGTGCTTCCGGTGCCGGGGTACGAATGATGCTCAGACTCATTGAGGGCCTTGCCAGAAAAAAAGAAGCGCATTAA
- the trpB gene encoding tryptophan synthase subunit beta, with amino-acid sequence MDLHKEVYIPKPSPFDPDENGHFGKFGGRFVPETLMPALEQLRKDYEAVRFDKDFWAEVDYYYKNYVGRPSALYYAENLSKELDAKIYLKREDLNHTGAHKINHCVAQAVLAKRLGKKKIIAETGAGQHGVATATVAALFGLECEVFMGAKDVARQELNVFRMKLLGAKVHAVESGSKTLKDAMNDAIRHWVTNARDTYYLIGTVAGPHPYPMMVRDIQSIIGWEAKEQLKAAEGCLPDKIIACIGGGSNALGIFSHFLEDESVECIGIEAGGEGLECKHGCSLEKGSPGVLHGQLSYLLQDEDGQVQEAHSISAGLDYPGIGPEHAFLKDKGIVTYSHITDVEALDAFVWLSQSEGIIPALESSHAIAYLKKMKPEEIKGKIILVNLSGRGDKDMIQVKDILKEQFQD; translated from the coding sequence ATGGATCTACATAAAGAAGTCTATATACCAAAACCAAGTCCGTTCGACCCGGACGAGAACGGACATTTCGGCAAGTTCGGCGGACGTTTTGTCCCTGAAACACTCATGCCGGCTCTTGAACAGCTGCGTAAAGACTATGAAGCGGTACGTTTCGACAAAGATTTCTGGGCAGAGGTGGACTACTACTACAAAAACTATGTGGGTCGTCCCTCTGCACTCTACTATGCCGAGAACCTTTCCAAAGAACTCGATGCAAAGATCTACCTTAAACGTGAGGACCTGAACCATACAGGAGCACACAAGATCAACCACTGTGTCGCACAGGCTGTACTGGCAAAGCGTCTCGGAAAGAAAAAGATCATTGCGGAGACCGGTGCGGGACAGCATGGTGTGGCAACAGCGACCGTGGCAGCGCTTTTCGGACTGGAATGCGAAGTCTTCATGGGTGCCAAAGATGTGGCACGTCAGGAACTCAATGTTTTCCGCATGAAACTGCTCGGTGCCAAAGTGCATGCGGTAGAGAGTGGTTCAAAAACCCTGAAAGATGCCATGAACGATGCCATCCGCCACTGGGTAACGAATGCAAGAGATACTTACTACCTGATAGGTACAGTTGCCGGTCCTCACCCCTACCCTATGATGGTACGTGACATTCAGTCCATCATCGGATGGGAAGCCAAAGAACAATTGAAGGCGGCTGAAGGATGTCTGCCTGACAAGATCATTGCCTGTATCGGCGGCGGTTCAAATGCATTGGGTATCTTCAGCCACTTTTTGGAAGATGAAAGTGTTGAGTGTATCGGTATAGAGGCCGGAGGGGAAGGACTGGAATGCAAGCATGGATGTTCTTTGGAAAAAGGCAGCCCCGGCGTACTGCACGGACAGCTCAGCTACCTGCTGCAGGATGAGGACGGCCAGGTACAGGAGGCACATTCCATCTCGGCAGGACTGGACTACCCGGGGATCGGGCCTGAACATGCTTTCCTTAAAGACAAAGGTATCGTCACTTACAGCCACATTACCGACGTTGAAGCGCTTGATGCTTTTGTCTGGCTTTCCCAATCAGAGGGGATCATCCCTGCACTTGAGAGTTCCCATGCCATCGCATACCTCAAAAAGATGAAGCCTGAAGAGATAAAAGGAAAGATCATCCTTGTAAATCTCTCCGGACGGGGTGACAAGGATATGATCCAGGTAAAAGATATACTCAAAGAGCAGTTTCAGGACTGA
- a CDS encoding adenine phosphoribosyltransferase, with the protein MTLTPEDKTIILDSIRDIPDFPKPGIVFKDITTLLNNPRALSTLMNHLTERYLGYDLDYIAGIDARGFIFGSILADRLGVGFVPVRKKGKLPYTTVAEKYSLEYGFDEVEIHIDAFGENGCSLEGEKSKVLLIDDLIATGGTAKAAANLIDKVGAHCVEACFIMELGFLKGREGFSAPVYSVLEID; encoded by the coding sequence ATGACACTCACCCCCGAAGACAAAACCATCATCCTCGACAGCATCAGAGACATCCCGGACTTTCCCAAACCCGGCATCGTATTCAAAGACATCACTACCCTCCTCAACAACCCAAGGGCGCTAAGCACGCTGATGAACCATCTGACAGAGCGTTATCTGGGGTATGATCTCGACTACATTGCCGGTATCGATGCAAGAGGTTTCATCTTCGGTTCCATTCTGGCTGACAGGCTTGGGGTGGGTTTCGTACCTGTGCGTAAAAAAGGTAAACTCCCCTACACTACCGTTGCGGAGAAATACTCTCTTGAGTACGGTTTTGATGAAGTGGAGATACACATAGACGCTTTTGGAGAAAACGGCTGTTCTCTTGAAGGAGAAAAGTCCAAAGTACTGCTCATAGACGATCTCATCGCGACCGGCGGTACGGCAAAAGCAGCCGCAAACCTGATTGACAAAGTGGGAGCGCACTGTGTGGAAGCCTGCTTCATCATGGAACTTGGTTTTCTCAAAGGCAGAGAAGGCTTCTCCGCTCCGGTCTACTCCGTACTGGAAATCGACTAA
- a CDS encoding DUF1456 family protein, with translation MKTNDILYKTVKALNMSEADILEAYTLEGYEMNPKHLESLLKKRVDKDFVLCSYEELGMFLDGLVTLKRGPSPKKPGDDEAVELTNNLILKKLRIALELKEPETEIIFGLGDVTLSKQELKSLFRKEGHKNFKACSDELLIAFLDGLDEFYYTGEEV, from the coding sequence TTGAAAACAAACGATATTCTTTATAAAACAGTAAAAGCACTAAACATGAGTGAGGCCGATATACTTGAAGCCTATACACTTGAGGGCTATGAGATGAACCCAAAACATCTCGAATCCCTGCTCAAAAAACGCGTGGATAAAGATTTTGTACTCTGCTCCTATGAAGAGTTGGGGATGTTTCTCGATGGACTCGTGACACTCAAGCGAGGTCCTTCCCCAAAAAAACCCGGCGATGACGAAGCCGTAGAGCTCACTAACAACCTCATCCTGAAAAAACTCCGTATCGCCCTGGAGCTCAAAGAGCCTGAAACCGAGATCATTTTCGGTCTGGGCGATGTCACATTGAGCAAGCAGGAACTTAAATCACTCTTCAGAAAAGAAGGACATAAGAATTTCAAGGCCTGTTCGGATGAACTGCTCATAGCTTTCCTCGATGGTCTTGACGAATTCTACTATACCGGAGAAGAAGTCTAA